In the Pseudoliparis swirei isolate HS2019 ecotype Mariana Trench chromosome 19, NWPU_hadal_v1, whole genome shotgun sequence genome, one interval contains:
- the slitrk4 gene encoding SLIT and NTRK-like protein 4: protein MLLILLLAAFSSSISGSLSSSSPSASDGPHMADPSVSDLMAETCSVCSCMSLENVLYANCEKVTVYRPTQLIPPASSLYHLNFQNNFLIILYPNSFLNFTHAVSLQLGNNKLQNIEGGAFMGMSALKQLHLNNNELKVLRADTFQGIENLEYLQADYNLIKYIEKGAFNKLHRLKVLILNDNLVQVIPDNIFRFNSLTHLDIRGNRIQKIPYLGVLEHIGRIVELQLDDNPWNCTCDLAPLKAWLENMPYNIFIGEAICETPSDLYGRLLKVTNKQELCPMGTGSDFDVRMPPPDNGQSPSMSPTTVAPLATKAPKNTDPSKIYGNGIVAGLPPFGRNSQIISFPMSCPQPCSCKAHPSDFGISVSCQERNIQSLGDLLPKPQNAKKLHMSGNYIRDMSPVDFQGFEGLDLLHLGSNQILTVQKGVFANLTNLRRLYLNGNQLEQLHPEMFLGLTNLQYLYLEYNAIKEILAGTFDSMPNLQLLYLNNNVLRSLPAYMFAGVSLARLNLKNNHFMTLPVSGVLDQLRSLTQIDLEGNPWECTCDLVALKLWLEKLSDGVAAKEVKCASPLKFSNIELRLLKNEILCPKLVARPPFILTGATPVLTSVSPAGVGKAPPGGPVPLSIMILSILVVLIFTVFVAFCLLVFVLRRNKKPVGRQEVLGNEECGSMSLQLRRHSHKSGKKGCIPGDDLGGETFIPQTIEHMGKSHTCGIGRSSDMDAGFKFADSQRQKIILRNSADKDKDSLSLSTLERNKRLSTIDELEEFLPHREPSMFIQNFLDSKRDFNSIGMGGYEIRYPEKTLDKKMKKSSLIGGNHSKIVVEQRKSEYYELRAKLQGTPDYLQVLEEQTVLSKM, encoded by the coding sequence ATGCTGCTCATACTCCTGCTGGCAGCcttttcttcctccatctccggctccctctcctcctcctccccctccgcgtCGGACGGACCCCACATGGCGGACCCGTCCGTCTCGGACCTGATGGCCGAGACCTGCAGCGTCTGCTCCTGCATGTCCTTGGAGAACGTGCTGTACGCCAACTGCGAGAAGGTCACCGTCTACCGGCCCACGCAGCTCATCCCGCCGGCCTCGTCCCTGTACCACCTCAACTTCCAGAACAACTTCTTGATCATCCTCTACCCAAACTCGTTCCTCAACTTCACCCACGCCGTGTCGCTGCAGCTGGGCAACAATAAACTGCAGAACATCGAGGGCGGAGCGTTCATGGGGATGAGCGCCTTGAAACAGCTGCACCTGAACAACAACGAGTTGAAGGTGCTCCGAGCGGACACTTTCCAAGGGATAGAAAACTTGGAATACCTCCAGGCTGATTACAACTTGATAAAATACATTGAAAAAGGAGCGTTTAACAAACTGCATAGGCTCAAAGTGCTCATTCTGAACGATAATCTCGTACAGGTAATTCCTGACAACATTTTTCGCTTTAATTCGCTCACACACCTGGATATAAGGGGGAACCGGATCCAGAAGATTCCCTATTTGGGGGTCCTGGAGCACATTGGGCGTATTGTAGAGCTCCAGCTGGATGACAATCCCTGGAACTGTACCTGTGATTTAGCGCCTCTCAAGGCATGGCTTGAAAACATGCCCTATAACATTTTTATCGGCGAGGCCATATGTGAAACACCGAGTGACTTGTACGGGCGGCTCCTGAAAGTAACCAACAAACAGGAGCTTTGTCCCATGGGCACAGGAAGTGACTTTGATGTCAGGATGCCTCCGCCCGATAATGGGCAGTCGCCCTCTATGTCACCAACCACTGTGGCTCCCCTAGCCACGAAAGCGCCAAAAAACACTGACCCATCCAAGATTTACGGTAATGGCATTGTGGCCGGTTTACCCCCTTTTGGAAGAAATAGCCAGATTATATCTTTTCCAATGTCATGTCCACAGCCCTGCAGCTGTAAAGCCCACCCTTCTGATTTTGGCATCAGCGTCAGCTGTCAGGAGAGGAATATACAAAGTTTAGGTGATCTCCTTCCCAAACCCCAAAATGCCAAGAAGCTTCACATGAGTGGAAATTACATCCGTGACATGAGCCCGGTTGATTTCCAAGGGTTCGAGGGTTTAGATTTGCTTCATCTAGGCAGCAATCAAATTCTCACAGTACAGAAAGGTGTGTTTGCGAACCTTACTAATCTGAGGAGACTGTATCTGAATGGAAACCAGCTTGAGCAGTTGCACCCAGAGATGTTTTTGGGCCTCACAAACTTACAATACCTATATTTGGAATACAATGCCATAAAAGAAATCTTAGCGGGTACATTTGACTCCATGCCGAACCTCCAACTCCTGTATCTGAACAACAACGTCCTGCGGAGTCTCCCCGCCTACATGTTTGCGGGTGTCTCTTTAGCCAGACTCAATCTGAAGAACAACCACTTCATGACCCTACCGGTGAGTGGGGTCTTGGACCAGCTGCGATCATTAACCCAGATTGACCTGGAAGGGAACCCCTGGGAGTGCACCTGCGATCTTGTCGCCCTCAAACTCTGGCTAGAGAAGCTAAGTGACGGAGTAGCTGCCAAAGAGGTGAAATGTGCCTCCCCTCTGAAGTTTTCCAACATTGAGCTGCGCCTCTTAAAAAACGAGATCCTGTGTCCCAAACTGGTGGCAAGACCGCCGTTTATTCTCACCGGCGCCACCCCGGTTTTGACCTCGGTGTCGCCCGCCGGAGTTGGCAAAGCACCACCGGGAGGGCCCGTGCCTCTCTCCATCATGATCCTCAGCATTCTGGTCGTGCTCATCTTCACTGTGTTCGTGGCCTTCTGCCTTCTGGTCTTTGTCCTGAGGCGGAATAAAAAGCCGGTGGGCAGGCAGGAGGTGCTCGGGAATGAGGAGTGCGGCTCCATGTCGTTGCAGCTCCGCAGGCACAGTCACAAATCTGGCAAAAAGGGCTGCATCCCAGGGGACGACCTGGGAGGCGAGACGTTCATCCCGCAGACCATCGAGCACATGGGCAAGAGCCACACCTGCGGCATCGGACGCTCCTCGGACATGGACGCCGGGTTCAAGTTCGCCGACTCGCAGAGGCAGAAGATCATCCTCCGGAACAGCGCCGACAAGGACAAGgactcgctctcgctctcgacGCTGGAGCGCAATAAACGCCTCAGCACCATCGACGAGCTGGAGGAGTTCCTCCCCCACCGCGAGCCCAGCATGTTCATCCAGAACTTCCTGGACAGCAAGAGAGATTTCAACAGCATAGGGATGGGCGGCTACGAGATCCGTTACCCGGAGAAAACGCTGgataaaaagatgaagaagtCGTCGCTGATAGGCGGGAACCACAGTAAGATCGTGGTGGAGCAGAGGAAAAGTGAGTATTACGAACTGAGGGCCAAGCTCCAAGGAACGCCTGATTACCTACAGGTGCTCGAGGAGCAGACTGTGCTGAGTAAAATGTAG